From Procambarus clarkii isolate CNS0578487 unplaced genomic scaffold, FALCON_Pclarkii_2.0 HiC_scaffold_286, whole genome shotgun sequence:
CCTGAATCGGTGCAGCCGAGCTAGTTGTGCTTTGGCTAAGGCTTTGGCTTGTGCTTTCTTATTGATATACTCAGTGGAATTCAAGTCTCGATATTACATAGCTTAGAATTGTGGAGGAGTTCTGTACCTGTATTAACGTGCCACCAATGTTGATGACCCTGAGTGTACTAGCCCAGCTGCCCTCTGAGCACAGTTGAATCTTGTTAGGGTTTGTCACGATTTTCCAGTCTTGTTCCCAACTTGCTGTGGCTGCTAGTTCCTCCTTCGTCTTCCTTATGACTGAATCGTGTTTAGTTCCTTGGCCAGCAGGCATCGACGACACTACATGGATGACATTGTCCGCGAATTGAGTGATAATAGTGTCGTTATAAATAGGGCGTGGCAAATGGTTTACAAAGAGATTAAAGAGGAGTGGGCTGATGCACGATCCCTGAGGAACTCCTGCTGTCGGGATAAAGGCTTCTGCTTCCTTGTTGTTAAACATTGGAATTATTGATCTATGGCTTAGAATTATTTGTACTAGTCTTAGGAGGgtccagttgtggtgtggtaaggaTTGCAGCTTGAAGAGCAGACCATTATGCCACAGACTGTTAGAGGCCTTGTTGACATCTCTGGTTGCTATTAATGCTGTCTGGTGCTGTTTCCTGATACCGGCGTGCTGCCTCATAAATGATGTTGATGGCATGTTGCGTTGATCTGTGGTTCCTAAACCCAAACTGTTTTTCTGTATACAGATGGTGGTACTCCATGTAATAGTTAATACGATTTGACAGTATTTTCTCGAAGCACTTTACTGTCGACTCCAACAGGGAGATAGGCCTATAGTTTCCAGGGACATGTCTGCTGTTGCCTGGCTTCGGGATAAAGATCATTTTGGCAGTTTTAAATACTTGTGGGTAGTGGCCTGAGACGAGGATGGCGTTGAAGACATTGATCAGGGACTGCAGATAGTTTAGAGGTAGACACATCAGTTGGTTGACTGTTATTCCTGACAAACCTGGCGCTTTGTTCCTCGTTTTCTTTAATACTTCTATCAGCTCCCGTAAGGTGATGGATCGGGTGGTCAGGGTCGAGGAGTGCGGTGTCCACTAGAGGCCTGCTAGACAGGTTCTCCACGTTTTCAGCAACCCATTGGTTGACTGTACGGTGGTTGTCATTGTTGATTTGGCTGTTGTTTTCTGTAAAGATTCCCTCCCAAACTAATCCCATGAGATTAGCCTGCAGGTGTGCATCTTCCACTCTGGTGGTTATTACCTCGTTGTTGTCATCAGTATATGTATAGCTGAGGTGCGACAGCGGCGTCTTTGATGATCCTAGGAGTTGTCTGATCTTTCCCCAGACTCTGGCAGGTTCTCTCTTGTACTGGTTCACTTGGTTGACTAGTGTACCCCAAATATGACTTTTGTGTAGGAGCGTGAGGCCCAAGACTTCACGTCTGAGGGACTGAATGATATGGAGGGATGGCTGGCCTGTGCGTAGGCGCCTCACACATTCTTGTTGGTAATGCCTCATTTTATCCTTGATCTCTCTGGTTGGTTTGTATTGCTGAATTATTCTGGTGTTAGGTCACAATTGGCCATAGTTGCTTCAATGATGCGAGTATGTATGGAGGCAATTACTGCGTCAATGTCCTGGACCGGTTGGTTGTCAAGATCAGTGCCAAGGAACTCCATATATGGGCGAAGTCGAGCTGTGGTTTAGATTGGGTCTAAATTCTAAAGGGAGATGCTTGGAGGTGGAGAATAACAGGTATGTGATCTGAACCCACATCACTACCTGGGAGTATTCTactgtgaaagatattgcattcaaCATTCGTCAGTATAATATCAGGTTTTCCTTGGTGGTTACCTACACAGGTTTTACAGTAGGGACCCAAGAAGGTTAAGTTCCTCGCTGTCATGAGTATTATATAATAGTTGATCTTTGATGTCATCACGTCCATTGGTGTCATTGAAAATTGCTGCATGGTGtgcattaaagtcccctgcaaggATCGTTGGGGCATTTCTGTTGAGCACCTTGTGAATGGCTCTCGAGGGGATGGAGTGCTGGCCTGGGGGGATGTAGGCAGTTAAAATAGCAAGTGGGCCATGATTCGTGACTATTTCCACAGCtagggagcatatttccacagctagggagcatatttccacagcgagggagcatatttccacagctagggGCATTTTCTTCTTGGAGGTAGATGTTGGTGAAGAAGCAGCCCAGCTTGATGAGCACCGCAACACCTCTATTCTGCCCAGAGTTCCTTTCAGTGGTCGTGTATCCATAGAGTTTAATGTGTTGGTCTGGGCGTGCAGAAGTGTCGCTTAATAGGATGACTTCAGGGTGATAGTTACATGCTCCCAGCTCTAGTAAATATTTGTTGTTGAAAAAGTGCCTTATGTAAGTGCCTTATGTTAACTTGCATAATTGTAATCCCCATTAGTGTTTGGTGTTTCTTAAGGGGTATGGTGACCTTTCAGGCTGCTTCTTTTGCTGGCCTTTTTTCTTAGCTGTCTGTACAGGTTTCGTTTCCCTTATCTGGTGTGCTTCCCCTGCCCCTCGCTTGTGCtctgcttcctcctcctcttcttcctcctcttttgctacatcttcctcttccgtttcatcatcttcttcttcttcatctccTGAGGCTTGTTCGTCTTCCACTACTTCAGtggtagacgtatctggcagctttctcaaaacccaaatgtcgagtacacaatgtgtcaactttaagaaagagaaaacatgcactctctagaacattatattgtagaatgtcccatactgactgactttcgccctcctgggctaaggtatgctgaactgtgtaattactatatgagtactggaacacttgatgatatattggacttgtacccaagattaaccatgtaatgtatcaattatgaaATGtacgtgatgtaactatataacctgagcttgtaaaagcaccttcatcaccttcagtgattaagttcttaattgcacactagtttctctatcagctatctcactctgtcagagtaaaagagacaaatgtatgtgaatgcatgtgtgtgtgtatatatgtatgtatacatgtatgtatatatgtatgtgtacatatatatgtgtgtactcacctatttgtgcttgcaggatcgagcattgactcttggatcccgcctttccagctatcggttgtttacagcaatgactcctgtcccatttccctatcatacctagttttaaaagtatgaatagtatttgcttccacaacctgttctccaagtgcattccatttttccattactctcacgctaaaagaaaacttcctaacatctctgtgactcatctgagtttccagtttccaccca
This genomic window contains:
- the LOC138361302 gene encoding putative uncharacterized protein ANP32CP, which translates into the protein MELKIVTKGQEVRERRLDYRRGDYRIIRDYLGEMQWEEELRGKTVQDTSTTEVVEDEQASGDEEEEDDETEEEDVAKEEEEEEEEAEHKRGAGEAHQIRETKPVQTAKKKGQQKKQPERSPYPLRNTKH